The following proteins are co-located in the Pseudomonas synxantha genome:
- a CDS encoding ComF family protein, producing MADFNSINGLKNLNKIFKDEKIMAIRTIPSNGAWDLAVSLDKHIIRSVPIGYNDYGHMQFDTERTDIGEAVFQLKYRFDFTKVEYIANQIIAALNSQPFPKIEVVIPMPASKVRAKQPVTEIAKKVAELLGIYCSEDTLEKIKPTGAMKDLETYAERSAALDGCFEIRDKISRGPWNALLIDDLYDTGASLEAACNKLRQNTNIKNISVVAITRRH from the coding sequence ATGGCGGATTTTAACTCTATAAACGGGCTAAAAAACCTCAATAAAATATTCAAGGATGAAAAAATCATGGCAATTCGAACGATACCCAGCAATGGCGCTTGGGATTTAGCAGTAAGCCTCGACAAACACATTATTCGTTCCGTACCAATTGGCTACAATGATTATGGACACATGCAATTTGACACCGAAAGAACAGACATTGGTGAAGCCGTATTCCAACTAAAATATCGCTTTGACTTTACAAAAGTAGAATACATAGCCAATCAAATAATAGCAGCATTAAATAGTCAACCATTCCCGAAAATCGAAGTTGTAATTCCAATGCCTGCAAGCAAAGTTCGCGCAAAACAACCAGTAACTGAAATCGCCAAAAAAGTGGCCGAATTACTGGGAATTTACTGTAGCGAAGACACTTTAGAAAAAATAAAACCTACGGGTGCAATGAAGGACCTGGAAACATATGCTGAGCGTTCCGCAGCCCTAGATGGATGCTTCGAAATTCGTGATAAGATCAGCAGAGGGCCATGGAATGCACTTCTAATAGATGACCTATATGATACTGGCGCATCATTAGAAGCCGCGTGCAATAAACTTAGACAAAACACCAACATCAAAAACATATCTGTCGTCGCCATAACCCGGAGACATTAA